One window of Papaver somniferum cultivar HN1 chromosome 9, ASM357369v1, whole genome shotgun sequence genomic DNA carries:
- the LOC113311893 gene encoding uncharacterized protein LOC113311893, whose amino-acid sequence MSCSSEPITYPCTICGDQSHIGPHCPMFYPSETTRDQVSVLHGGMNSKYEGRPKFDPYFNTYNPGWRHNPNFSWSKDNHLGGPYNNPPPCSSNHNEHVKAVITLRSGKTLENSVEPPKDSNPAEKETEVDQTSFKDPNGLESATSPSEDIPKMVYTTPASFPQRLAKKKTSTYAEILDIFKKVKINLPLLDAIKHVPAMSKFLKKMCTVKKEMSVHKKAFLTQQVSFIISQKYPVKFKDPGCPTVTCVIGKQTIENAFLDLGASVNLLPFSVYEQLGLGEMKPTRITLQLYDRSVKILHGIVEDVLVQTCLAHFGAYYVEDSHFEEVNALLDSAPVMNYGKWKRKTEPLPPTIDKPLSSSVKEPTLS is encoded by the exons ATGAGTTGTAGCAGTGAGCCCATAACCTATCCGTGTACCATTTGTGGTGATCAAAGTCATATTGGACCTCACTGCCCCATGTTTTACCCTAGTGAAACTACACGTGACCAGGTTAGTGTCCTACATGGTGGTATGAACTCTAAATATGAGGGTCGAcccaagtttgacccatactttaatacctataaccctggttggagacatAACCCAAATTTCTCGTGGTCTAAAGATAACCATCTAGGTGGTCCATATAACAACCCACCACCAT GTAGTTCTAACCACAACGAACATGTCAAAGCAGTtatcacccttaggagtggtaaaactttAGAGAACTCGGTAGAACCACCTAAGGATAGTAATCCAGCTGAAAAAGAGACTGAAGTTGACCAAACTTCGTTTAAAGATCCCAATGGTCTTGAAAGTGCTACGAGTCCAAGTGAGGATATCCCTAAGATGGTGTACACAACACCTGCATCATTTCCTCAGAGGCTCGCTAAGAAAAAGACTAGTACATATGCTGAAATCCTAGACATCTTTAAGAAAGTTAAGATCAACCTGCCCCTTTTAGATGCAATTAAACATGTACCGGCTATGTCCAAGTTCCTAAAAAAGATGTGCACCGTGAAGAAAGAAATGAGTGTCCATAAAAAGGCATTTTTGACCCAACAAGTTAGTTTCATTATCTCACAAAAGTACCCAGTCAAATTTAAAGATCCTGGGTGTCCTACTGTCACATGTGTCATAGGTAAACAAACGATAGAGAATGCTTTCTTAGATCTTGGGGCTAGTGTGAATCTATTACCGTTCTCGGTATATGAACAACTTGGACTAGGCGAGATGAAACCAACTAGGATAACACTACAACTATACGATAGGTCAGTCAAAATCCTACATGGAATTGTTGAAGACGTTTTGGTTCAG ACCTGCTTGGCCCACTTTGGAGCCTACTATGTTGAGGATAGTCATTTTGAAGAAGTTAATGCGTTGTTAGATTCTGCGCCAGTAATGAATTATGGAAAATGGAAACGTAAAACAGAACCTCTTCCGCCGACCATAGATAAACCCCTCTCATCATCAGTTAAGGAACCCACCTTGAGTTAA